In Spea bombifrons isolate aSpeBom1 chromosome 5, aSpeBom1.2.pri, whole genome shotgun sequence, the sequence GTTGGGGAGCTAGCACTCAGATGGGATCTGTCCAGCCTGGAGGCAACATCTCATAAATAAATAGTAGGATGATTACAGTGTGACcacaactattttattttactaaagacTAACTGTGCAGTATATAAAAGAGGCAAAAAATACCCCAATTATCGAGACACATACTATACTCTTCCTGGCCagatctgagaaaaaaaaaatcctgtatcATCcgggtaatacatttttttttaagttcaaaATTGCATTCACCTTCCATAGTTCTCCAAAATAAAAGTTGCAGAAAAGGGGTGATAAAGTTTTCGGAAATTGGCAATAAAAAATGGTGTTTTCTCCcacaaatgtgtgtgtatatatatatatatatatatatatatatacacacatacacattatatttatatatatatatacacacacaaatatatacatacacacacacacacacataaatatacatactgcTACATAAGTAGTAAAAGGTATCACATTCATGGACTTATACAAAGTTACAAAGTGTTTggtaattcagttttttttatattgttacatGGAAGTGCTAATGCGTCGTCTTAATGATTGTTTAGAAAAATGGAAATACATTTGTTAGGGAAACATACCCCCGCTTCATGGCTACTTTGATGAATCCTTTCCTCTTCAAGATGTGGAGTGTTAGGTTTCCAGGGTGTGCGTCCAGAGCCTCCTCGGCACCCCCGATCACTATGATAGCAGCATTGCCTCCATTCTCTTTGGTTAATACATGATTGACGCTCTTCTTAGAGGCAGAAACCAATCCTATGAATCAATATACAGGATTTACATACGGTGTTATATGGAGATTGTGCAGTGTGTTCCAGATCAATACACAACAACATCTATTGTTACAATCCTTATTAATGAAATATACgtagctttttttaatttactgacgTAAACCAGTCCATGTCCACTATGGTAGAATAATATCAAAACAGATAGAGCTTCCTCAAGCCACAAGCTCTCACAAATGCTCTCACGCTAACTCaatttggaaatataaaaagtacctatTAATGAACTGTGTTAAGCCGACTGAGCCTTACAGATAAAGAGGCACGCACACAGCAATGTGATCGATACCTGGATGCATCTCAAACCGTTCAAAGGAAAAGAGCGCctcctatattttttaaatcaaggaCATAAGAGGATTTTTTCAATGAATGTCTGCAGTAAATTGGAAGCTTTTAAGATTATAACAATAAttagcataacaaaaataaaatgttaaacctCTATTAACGTGAAATCCAAATAAACTATCCTGTTGTACATTTCATGTTTTACAAGGTCACATGTTGGAAACCATGATGAAAAGAGTCGTGTTGTTTCGAGTGAGGTATGGAGTTTCTGGAGAATCCCGATCTCTTACCTACGCTCATGATATACTCTCGAAAGAAAGGACAACGGAACCAGAAGGGAAGGATGTGCAGGTAGGGCATCAGGCCTGGGAAGAGCTCTGCGAAGCCCGTGTAGTTCGTGCAGAAGTTCGCAAAGGCACCGGCGACCAGGACTCCGTGAGGATGGAACCCCATCAGATAATTGTGCTGTGGGTCCAAATCCGCACTTTTCACAAGCTGGGGGGAAAAGTAGTTTAGTGCTCTGCTCTGAGAAAAGGGGTAATCAGATATTAATAACATTCTGTTATAGTCCTATTATATACAcagttattgtatttattttagatttatacatataaacatttaatgtgTAAGGTTCAATCAGATCCGTTTTCTCCCAAAGATCAGCGAAGCAATTCCCCCCCTTTCCTCCTTCCTTCCCTAGTCTTTAGAGGGGCAttaagggaagaaagaggggactTAGGCCTAATGGAGGGTCTATTTCTCCTACAtatggacacttgggaggttaTACCTTGGTTTGTTGAAGGAGGTAAGGGCAAATAACCATGTGACCCGGAGCTTGACCGGGTGACAGTAGTGCTACCCCTATAGGACTGTTGACATCATATGGTTTTCCACAACTAGAACATATTTTAGGATCACACAATTATACCAGCTACCCTTACCTTAATTGGGAAATAATCCTTAAAAAACCTCCACACAGTCCAGTTTCGCACCCACTGGCATCTCTGTCCTCCAGTCTGGGGAGTCTCCCAGTCAAGGTAGAGCCAAAGAACATACAGAGCTATCAAAAGCCATAATCTTGCAAGGACCAGCAAGAGGAAAATCCCCACACAGCACTGTCCTGCGGAATGACATACAAAGGATATTCAACAAGGGCAACGTCAGCGGGGGAGGGCTGCTAAGGACTTGTGTCTCCCCCAAAGCTCTTCGCATTTCTTGTATGAAATACAAGAGACTGAGTGAAACCTCTGTGGGTGCTCAGATTTAGAGAGAATTTCTGAGGAGCACACACTTCAAACCAATTTAATGGTTGATTTATCAGAAGTGGCAGAGCCAGCCCTTACATGggacccaggcggcactttgacGGGGGAAGGGCTGCAATTTGCTGCCCCAAGCATTGGTGAATCCAGAGGAGGCAATGGGGCAATTGGcgctaccccctctccccaagAAAGCAGACAGCATGCTCCACAAGTAgcgataaagaggtaagtcgtGAGAAACAGACTTACTTCTTTATGGCCCTATTGTCAAGAAGAAGGCCTGGTTGAGGAGGGTCACCTAAAATCGTGTTGCTGGAGTACCGCGGCAGCGAACTACATGGAAGGTAAGACGGGGTAAGTGAATTGCTTGTGTCTTTCTGTCTATAGTAAACATGTTAGcccacatgctaacatacccaggcacacaaATCCAGACAGTAACGTGTcatgtgtatctgtatgtgtgtcagaatggatttgtgtgtatgtcaggGCATCACAGCATGTAGGTATACTTATGTGTTGTCTGTCTGGGTTTGCATGTACCTTACACACGGTGTGCAAAAAACGTGTTTTTCCTTCAGTGGCAAAACGGCTGCATGAAAAGTGGCCCTAGTGAAGTACCCTGGGGCCATTTACTATTGTAtggaataaaaattaatatatattaggtTCATTTTCctcagttttttttccttgtaaaaaaatattttttccaatttttttcttatacatattgttatatattatatatggcatGAAAAGACAGAGGCTTACTATATAGTCTAGGTACAATACATTAGGACGAGACAACTTgtgagaagaaaagcaaaatgtCAGTACAGGTCTTAAGGATACCAAATAATCTTAttcaatgaaggggttaatactgtaCTGTGAATTATATTACCAACAATCGTATTTTAGAGAAGGAGAAACCACGCTCGGAGATTCCCATCAGTAAGGTGAAGCTATCCAGAGATGCTCTTctctatatttctctgataacctgtatgaaccttcccgatgacagtgattcagaagaaactctttaaagatgacaatgcatcaacatgattctaagaatcattcctagagtcctgacttggtatggccactttcacgttcccatgaaaccaccaaactgtttaaacataatgaattatatcattaattagagagagaaaaaacaattgaaaaaagtgaaataagtgcattgatattcaataaatgaataagaaagagttgaattaagagttcacactagaaaacttgttcaaggctccacaatataataatatctccatttgtcgggcttttgtattggacccacttgccagataaaattgaagatctgtaaccaatgtgatgaaaaccaggaatacatcGCTCATAACGGGTTTCagattgaattaattaatttttatttatgtatattttgaagaagccaggtgttgtatctttaaaacaatatcaacatgttgtcagttccattgtacagttgtgtctatgttaagtatccatcgtgtatttaaaatatttgaaataaaattaaaagtgtagcaaagtcttggtattgttcttactgagctccacaagcaaaatggacacttaactgcataCGTTGTATGATTTCTATTGAAAGGTGTATGTttggacatcagaggtctctcctacagaagaaatggcgacgaaaagacctctgaggtctagaaagcttatgtgcttatagcatggaccaggttaaaaaagtataaagatcagtgggtgcagggttatgcagcaagaaggaaaaataggaaactagaaatgtatgtacctttggtatccaggtagataattccgataccagcctggagttaatttttaatttttttatatatatatatgacaccccagcctaaaaagcttccatcttccaattggtgtacccaaaacaaaagtgctctgtgaagacatgtagagtatgttctctcctccatacacaatgaaagtttggtgctggtacatgtcagaggtaagggtgatgcacagttcccaaaaccacagtgcattatcaataacaataaaacgtgGTGGGGTATACCTTTCTGATCAATGTCAACAGCCCTACCTAGTGTTAGGCAAAACCAcaacatggtatacaaaagttgtgatctacctgacccaagtttccgtgtttaatacataggtactttaagataaatttggaactggaaagaattacacttttctacagttccagctaaagattttgagaaacatcctctgatccaaagacaaaaatggcattttctttgtacaatccccccaccaaacgcacaaaaagtctgctataaaaaaggtattaggacagactccttaggtaccactgcccttcctgtccctctctaccaggtctctgtatcatacaaaaatagggaattggaaatgttttcaataatatatatatatatcgttctgcttttgctttaacagtaggattgcaatgacatcctggagtgttttgattctgttttagttatgtttattttttattaatactgctgtatttttgtaatactgtattttctgacacgatcacagtatgttgatctcctctccgtatctggtcttgttcactgttcattctagagtctttcggacccttgttttactgtgcaaacgcgggaggtgtctctcattcctctaatgtacacactataacttgtctttacgcataccttgaataaatggagatttgaattgagataaaaaaacaaaaaaccgtaggattgctgcaacttaataaaacaagatgaaaatgtagggtattttgatggcacatgaCCTACATAAAAACTCTACGCAGCTATCAAAAAGTTTGTTCCAGGCAAGTTAAAACAACAATGTAAAACAACCTATGCATgtagggtatttccataatctaaaaaacacatactggatttctctgccataactcataacctgtg encodes:
- the LOC128498125 gene encoding 2-acylglycerol O-acyltransferase 1-like, which gives rise to VLELVFFTFSMLGQCCVGIFLLLVLARLWLLIALYVLWLYLDWETPQTGGQRCQWVRNWTVWRFFKDYFPIKLVKSADLDPQHNYLMGFHPHGVLVAGAFANFCTNYTGFAELFPGLMPYLHILPFWFRCPFFREYIMSVGLVSASKKSVNHVLTKENGGNAAIIVIGGAEEALDAHPGNLTLHILKRKGFIKVAMKRGAHLVPVFSFGENELFHQVPNPKGSLLRSVQEKLQKIMGFSMPLFHARGIFQYSFGLMPYRKPIHTVVGRPIPVAQTSNPTQEEIESLHQKYLNALQELFEENKGKYGIPEHKSLIFT